The proteins below are encoded in one region of Telopea speciosissima isolate NSW1024214 ecotype Mountain lineage chromosome 10, Tspe_v1, whole genome shotgun sequence:
- the LOC122643684 gene encoding uncharacterized protein LOC122643684 encodes MANKQAALDAQGNFVRDLKAFSAAKAEIDAVVEMVVELAIGLETTINVAGFRVLNNQLLDKGSFIGGSRYYNHTSTQHGESLPKREALPLEPFDICQTKIGSPSLLAQNRKERKELADNKSEKLVLRDGMVLLKKYISHTNQIKIIMKCRDLGLGPGGFYQPVLQNGIKLRRQIMCFGKDWNPQSSSYKSRQAVDGACPPSVPIEFRHLVEDAIQDSHTFLKQELKLWNAEEILPVMSPDICLVNFYTESGKLGLHQDKDESQESLRSGLPVVSFSIGDSAEFLYGDSRNTETAEKVTLESGDVLIFGGKSRLIYHGVGRIMPNSAPSFLVEEANLRPGRINLTFREF; translated from the exons ATGGCTAACAAACAGGCTGCCCTTGATGCCCAAGGTAACTTTGTCAGGGATCTGAAGGCTTTCAGTGCGGCGAAGGCGGAGATCGATGCAGTAGTGGAAATGGTTGTTGAACTTGCTATCGGGTTAGAAACTACTATTAATGTGGCA GGATTTAGAGTTCTTAACAACCAACTACTAGATAAGGGGAGTTTTATTGGTGGTAGTAGATATTATAATCACACAAGTACTCAACATGGGGAATCCTTGCCAAAGAGGGAAGCATTACCCTTGGAACCTTTCGATATCTGCCAAACCAAAATTGGATCCCCTTCTTTACTTGCACAAaacagaaaggaaaggaaggagctAGCAGACAACAAAAGTGAAAAACTTGTCTTGAGGGATGGAATGGTGCTTTTAAAGAAGTACATCAGTCATACTAATCAG ATCAAGATCATAATGAAATGTCGGGATCTTGGCCTGGGTCCTGGAGGGTTCTATCAACCTGTTTTACAAAATGGTATCAAACTACGTCGGCAGATAATGTGCTTTGGTAAGGATTGGAACCCACAATCCAGTTCATATAAATCTAGACAGGCGGTTGATGGTGCATGTCCACCTAGTGTCCCTATTGAATTCAGGCATTTGGTTGAAGATGCAATCCAAGATTCCCATACCTTTCTGAAGCAAGAGTTGAAACTTTGGAATGCAGAGGAGATACTTCCTGTTATGTCACCAGACATCTGCCTTGTCAATTTCTACACAGAGAGTGGGAAACTTGGTCTCCATCAG GATAAAGATGAAAGTCAAGAGAGTCTAAGAAGTGGGTTACCTGTTGTCTCTTTCTCCATTGGTGACTCAGCAGAGTTCTTATATGGAGACAGCAGGAACACTGAAACGGCAGAGAAAGTTACTCTGGAGTCTGGTGATGTTCTAATATTTGGAGGCAAATCTAGGCTTATATATCATGGTGTGGGACGTATTATGCCAAACTCAGCTCCAAGTTTTCtagttgaagaagcaaaccttCGTCCTGGACGTATTAATTTGACGTTTAGAGAGTTCTAG